A genomic stretch from Edaphobacter aggregans includes:
- a CDS encoding efflux transporter outer membrane subunit yields the protein MKRTALFPVASALLCALLSGCMVGPKYTRPVTPLAPEFKEATPESFKEMNGWKVAQPNDQLLRGKWWELFNDAQLNALQEQVDPANQTLKAAEANFRAARAAIRINRSGEAPTLTVNPAVGAVRDSENQPYFNKASANNGTGSFSLPIDMDYEVDLWGRIRRGVTAAREQAQASAADKETARLSLHAELAIDYFNLRSADAQKKLLDETVKAYQDALQLTQDRYDGGASPLSDVAQARTQLQTAQVQDTEIGIQRAQFEHAIAVLIGKPPAQLSIAPTPATVQQPTIPGIPGALPSQLLERRPDIAADERRMAAANEQIGIAQAAFYPTLSLSAVAGFSGTSVLNWFEWPSRFFAVGPMLSQTVFDHGRRRASSDVVIAQYDATVADYRQTSLTAFQQVEDNLAALRILETEAQQQRAATQSAQESLDLFQTRYEGGVDTYLQVITWQTSALENERNDIDIMRRQLEASVLLIKALGGGWDTTQLPKV from the coding sequence GTGAAACGTACCGCTCTTTTCCCTGTGGCGTCTGCCCTGCTCTGTGCTCTATTGAGCGGATGCATGGTCGGCCCGAAGTACACGCGTCCTGTAACTCCGTTGGCTCCAGAGTTCAAGGAAGCTACTCCTGAGTCATTCAAAGAGATGAACGGGTGGAAGGTCGCTCAGCCGAACGACCAACTTCTGCGTGGCAAGTGGTGGGAGCTCTTCAATGATGCTCAACTGAACGCTCTTCAGGAACAGGTTGATCCTGCGAACCAGACGCTGAAGGCCGCTGAGGCCAACTTTCGCGCGGCTCGCGCTGCGATCCGAATCAATCGGTCAGGTGAAGCACCCACTTTGACCGTCAATCCGGCCGTCGGTGCGGTTCGTGATTCGGAAAATCAGCCGTATTTTAACAAGGCCAGTGCGAATAATGGAACAGGCTCATTTTCGCTTCCAATCGATATGGACTATGAGGTCGATTTGTGGGGGCGAATTCGTCGCGGCGTTACAGCTGCTCGCGAACAAGCGCAGGCCAGCGCGGCTGATAAGGAGACTGCTCGGTTGAGCCTACATGCTGAGTTGGCGATTGACTACTTCAATCTGCGCAGCGCTGATGCACAAAAGAAGCTGCTAGATGAGACGGTGAAGGCCTATCAGGACGCGCTTCAACTTACACAGGACCGCTATGATGGCGGCGCTTCCCCGCTCTCCGACGTTGCACAAGCTCGCACGCAGCTGCAAACCGCACAGGTGCAGGACACAGAGATTGGTATTCAACGCGCGCAGTTTGAACATGCGATTGCTGTTCTGATCGGGAAGCCTCCAGCGCAACTGAGCATTGCCCCGACGCCCGCTACTGTTCAGCAACCAACAATTCCGGGGATACCCGGGGCTTTGCCATCACAGCTTCTGGAACGTCGACCGGACATCGCTGCCGATGAGCGTCGTATGGCGGCTGCAAATGAGCAGATCGGAATTGCACAGGCTGCGTTTTACCCGACACTGAGCCTTTCGGCTGTTGCAGGATTTTCTGGCACGTCGGTGTTGAACTGGTTCGAATGGCCAAGCCGCTTTTTTGCAGTAGGCCCGATGCTTTCGCAGACCGTCTTCGATCATGGCCGTCGACGTGCGAGTTCAGATGTCGTAATCGCACAATATGACGCGACGGTAGCCGACTATCGCCAGACATCGCTGACGGCGTTTCAACAGGTCGAAGATAATCTTGCCGCACTGCGAATACTGGAGACCGAGGCACAGCAGCAACGCGCCGCCACACAGTCGGCGCAGGAGTCGCTAGATCTTTTCCAGACCCGGTATGAAGGTGGTGTTGACACCTATCTCCAAGTGATCACCT
- a CDS encoding efflux RND transporter periplasmic adaptor subunit, which produces MENTSTPDRIDMTDFSASVHEVAEDLPTSSTTASELKIRKGPVLAGLAVLALLGLAIVYGVHSRTKTENQLTQATAEAAIPSVNVTRPTGGSSAQEVVLPGNVQAFTDTPIYARTNGYLRRWYVDIGTHVRKGQLLAEIETPELDQQLQQAEADLKSAEANMHLAETTSTRWQSLLQKHAVSKQETDQVMSDYAAKQANYAASQANVRRLKELQGYERVTAPFDGTITARATDIGALIGTGSGTTPHELFHLAAVGRLFVYVAVPEIYAESVHDGAKVKITQDANPGEIIVGTIARNSSSIDQTTRTLNVQVDVDNAKGQLLPGAYVFVHLQLPAANRAVTIPSNTLLFRAEGLRVGIVRNGVVQLTPITIGHDFGNSVEVTSGLTPNDVVVLDPSDSLTSGTRVEVNAPQKGTAQ; this is translated from the coding sequence ATGGAAAACACATCGACACCGGATCGGATTGATATGACGGACTTCTCCGCTTCAGTGCATGAAGTGGCCGAAGATCTGCCGACTTCCTCGACTACAGCAAGCGAACTAAAGATTCGCAAAGGACCGGTTCTGGCGGGCCTCGCCGTACTTGCGCTGCTTGGTTTGGCAATCGTCTATGGCGTGCATTCCCGCACCAAGACGGAGAACCAGTTGACGCAGGCGACTGCCGAGGCTGCGATACCTAGTGTGAACGTCACGCGTCCGACGGGAGGGTCGTCTGCACAGGAAGTCGTTCTGCCGGGTAACGTTCAGGCCTTTACCGACACGCCTATTTATGCGCGCACTAACGGCTACTTGAGACGGTGGTATGTCGACATCGGGACGCATGTACGGAAGGGACAGTTGCTCGCCGAGATCGAAACACCTGAACTCGATCAACAGTTGCAACAGGCAGAGGCGGACCTGAAGAGTGCAGAGGCCAATATGCATCTGGCAGAGACTACGAGCACGCGCTGGCAGAGTCTTCTGCAAAAACATGCTGTTTCGAAACAGGAGACAGACCAGGTCATGAGCGACTACGCGGCTAAGCAGGCCAACTATGCTGCGAGTCAGGCCAATGTCCGTCGCCTGAAAGAGCTGCAGGGTTATGAACGAGTGACGGCGCCGTTTGATGGTACGATTACTGCTCGCGCTACGGATATTGGCGCCTTGATTGGCACTGGATCGGGTACAACGCCACATGAACTCTTTCACCTTGCCGCTGTTGGCCGCCTCTTTGTGTACGTCGCGGTACCAGAGATTTATGCCGAGAGCGTCCATGATGGCGCTAAGGTCAAGATCACGCAGGATGCGAATCCGGGCGAGATCATCGTCGGCACAATTGCCCGAAACTCCAGCTCCATCGACCAGACGACGCGCACTCTGAATGTTCAGGTCGACGTCGACAATGCCAAGGGACAATTGCTTCCAGGGGCTTACGTTTTTGTCCATCTGCAGTTGCCCGCAGCCAACCGCGCTGTCACGATTCCATCCAATACACTGCTCTTTCGCGCAGAAGGACTTCGTGTTGGGATTGTGCGCAATGGAGTCGTGCAACTCACGCCAATTACGATTGGTCATGATTTTGGCAACAGTGTCGAGGTCACGAGTGGGCTGACACCTAATGACGTCGTCGTGCTTGATCCGTCCGACTCGCTGACAAGCGGAACGCGTGTGGAAGTGAATGCTCCACAGAAGGGGACTGCACAGTGA